Part of the Arsenicicoccus sp. oral taxon 190 genome, CACCGCCGGCGCCTTCGAGCGGGACGAGAGCTACATCAACGACCGCATCACCTCCGACGCGCCTGCGGGAGACCCCACCGGCGAGCGGGTCGGGGCGATGCGCTGGCCGGTCGAGCCCGGCCGCTACCGGCTGGTGGCGGCGCGGGCCTGCCCCTGGGCCCACCGCAGCGTCATCGTCCGGCGCCTGCTCGGGCTGGAGGACGTCATCTCCCTCGGCCTGGTGTCGCCCACCCACGGGGAGGAGTCGTGGCGCTTCGACCTCGACCCGGACGGACGCGACCCGGTGCTCGGGATCCACCTGCTGCGCGAGGCCTACGACGCGCGAGTCCCGGACTACCCCAAGGGGATCACGGTGCCGGCCATCGTCGACGTGCCGACCGGGCAGGTCGTCACCAACGACTTCCCGCAGATCACCCTGGACCTGTCGACCGAGTGGCGCGAGCACCACCGCGACGGTGCCCCCGACCTGTGGCCGGAGGCGCTGCGCGAGGAGATGGAACCGCTGATGCGCCGGATCTACACGGAGGTCAACAACGGCGTCTACCGCTGCGGCTTCGCCGCCGACCAGCAGGCGTATGACGACGCCTACGACCGTCTCTGGCACGCCCTCGACTGGCTGGAGGACCACCTGCGGGAGCGGCGCTACCTCGTCGGCGACCACATCACCGAGGCCGACGTGCGGCTCTACACCACCCTCGTCCGC contains:
- a CDS encoding glutathione S-transferase family protein translates to MADARNASTAGAFERDESYINDRITSDAPAGDPTGERVGAMRWPVEPGRYRLVAARACPWAHRSVIVRRLLGLEDVISLGLVSPTHGEESWRFDLDPDGRDPVLGIHLLREAYDARVPDYPKGITVPAIVDVPTGQVVTNDFPQITLDLSTEWREHHRDGAPDLWPEALREEMEPLMRRIYTEVNNGVYRCGFAADQQAYDDAYDRLWHALDWLEDHLRERRYLVGDHITEADVRLYTTLVRFDAVYHGHFKCNRQKLSEMPVLAAYLRDLFQTPGFGDTTDFVQIKEHYYVVHTDINPTKVVPKGPDLAGLLEPSGRQGLGGTPWGSGTAPGPVPEAERVPAASTPLGERAWV